A genome region from Piliocolobus tephrosceles isolate RC106 chromosome 8, ASM277652v3, whole genome shotgun sequence includes the following:
- the LOC111551648 gene encoding cTAGE family member 8-like isoform X1 encodes MKEPDATPQPYLGLVLEELRSLVAALPESRRPDSNPYGFPWDLVVCAAVIGFFAVLLFLWRSFRSVRSRLYVGREKKLAATLSGLIEEKCKILEKFNLIQKEYEGYEVESSLEDASFEKAAAEARSLEAACEKLNRSNSELKDEILCLEKKFKEEKSKHSQQDELMADISKRIRSLEDESKSLKSQIAEAKIICKIFNMNEERQEIAIKDALNENSQLQESQKQLLQEAEVWKEQVNELNKQKITFEDSKVHAEQVLNDKENHIKTLTECLLKMKDPAAVLGEDIMDDDNLELELNGEVENGAYLDGPPKGALKKLIHATKLNVSLKTSEGERNHIIIQLSEVDKTKEELTEHIKNLQTQHTSLQSENMYFESENQKLQQKLKIMTELYQENEMKLHKKLTVEENYWIEEEEKLSKVEKKISHTTEGLETYRKLAKDLEEELERTINFYQRQVVSYEKKGHDNWLAAQTAERNLNDLRKENAHNRQKLTEKEFKFELLEKDPCAPDVSKTAFGKEHSPYGPSPLGRPSSEMRAFLSPKTLLEGPLRLSPVLLEGGGRGPRGPGNPLDHQITNERGDPSYDMLTDPHRAPSDTGSLSSPWEQDRRMMFAPPGQSYPDSTPPPQREDRFYSNSDRLSGPAELRGVNMPSLDKMDGSMPSEMESSRNDAKDDPGNLNVPDSSLAAENEATGTSFVPPPLAPIRGPLFPVNTRGLFMRRGPPFPPPPPGTMFGVSRGYYPPKDFPGPPHAPFAMRNIYPPRGFPPYLHPRPGFYPTPTF; translated from the coding sequence ATGAAGGAGCCAGACGCTACTCCTCAGCCCTATTTGGGGCTGGTACTGGAGGAGCTACGCAGCCTTGTGGCAGCACTGCCTGAAAGTAGGAGACCAGATTCGAATCCTTATGGTTTTCCATGGGACTTGGTGGTATGTGCAGCTGTTATTGGATTTTTTGCTGTTCTCCTTTTTTTGTGGAGAAGTTTTAGATCAGTTAGGAGTCGGCTTTAtgtgggaagagaaaaaaaacttgCTGCAACGCTTTCTGGActaattgaagaaaaatgtaaaatacttgaaaaatttAACCTTATTCAAAAAGAGTATGAAGGCTATGAAGTAGAGTCATCTTTAGAGGATGCCAGCTTTGAGAAGGCGGCAGCAGAAGCACGAAGTTTGGAGGCAGCCTGTGAAAAGCTGAACAGGTCCAATTCTGAACTTAAGGATGAAATCCTCTGTCTAGAGAAAAAGttcaaagaagagaaatctaaacatTCTCAACAAGATGAATTGATGGCAGATATTTCAAAAAGGATACGGTCTCTAGAAGATGAGTCAAAATCCCTCAAATCACAAATAGCTGAAGCCAAAATCATCTGCAAGATATTTAACATGAATGAAGAACGACAGGAGATAGCAATAAAAGATGCTTTGAATGAAAATTCTCAACTTCAGGAAAGCCAGAAGCAGCTTTTGCAAGAAGCTGAAGTATGGAAAGAACAAGTGAATGAacttaataaacagaaaataacatttgaagACTCCAAAGTACACGCAGAACAAGTtctaaatgataaagaaaatcacaTCAAGACTCTGACTGAATGCTTGCTGAAGATGAAAGATCCGGCTGCTGTGCTTGGAGAGGACATAATGGATGATGATAACTTGGAATTAGAACTGAACGGCGAAGTGGAAAATGGCGCTTACTTAGATGGTCCTCCAAAAGGAGCTTTGAAGAAACTGATTCATGCTACtaagttaaatgtttctttaaaaacctcagaaggagaaagaaaccaCATTATTATTCAGTTATCTGAAGTTGACAAAACAAAGGAAGAGCTTACAGAGCATATTAAAAATCTTCAGACTCAACACACATCTTTGCAGtcagaaaacatgtattttgaaAGTGAGAATCAGAAACTTCAACAGAAACTTAAAATAATGACTGAAttatatcaagaaaatgaaatgaaactccACAAGAAATTGACAGTAGAGGAAAATTACTGgatagaggaagaagagaaactttctaaagtggaaaaaaagatCAGCCATACCACTGAAGGATTGGAGACCTATAGAAAGCTAGCCAAAGATCTTGAAGAAGAATTGGAGAGAactattaatttttatcaaaGGCAGGTTGTTTCCTACGAGAAAAAAGGACATGATAATTGGTTGGCAGCTCAGACTGCTGAAAGAAACCTCAatgatttaaggaaagaaaatgctcacaacagacaaaaattaactgaaaaagaGTTTAAATTTGAACTTTTAGAAAAAGATCCTTGTGCACCTGATGTTTCAAAAACAGCATTTGGCAAAGAGCATTCCCCATATGGTCCCTCACCATTGGGTCGGCCTTCATCTGAAATGAGAGCTTTTCTCTCTCCTAAAACTTTGTTGGAGGGTCCACTCAGACTCTCACCTGTGCTTcttgagggaggaggaagaggcccAAGAGGCCCAGGGAATCCTCTGGACCATCAGATTACCAATGAAAGAGGAGATCCAAGCTATGATATGTTAACTGATCCTCACAGGGCTCCTTCTGACACTGGGTCCCTGTCATCTCCGTGGGAACAGGACCGTAGGATGATGTTTGCTCCACCAGGACAATCATATCCTGATTCAACTCCTCCTCCACAAAGGGAAGACAGATTTTATTCTAATTCTGATAGACTGTCTGGGCCAGCAGAACTCAGAGGTGTTAATATGCCTTCTTTGGATAAAATGGATGGGTCAATGCCTTCCGAAATGGAATCCAGTAGAAATGATGCCAAAGATGATCCTGGTAATTTAAATGTGCCTGATTCATCTCTCGCTGCTGAAAATGAAGCAACTGGTACCAGCTTTGTTCCTCCACCTCTAGCTCCAATCAGAGGTCCATTGTTTCCAGTGAATACAAGGGGCCTGTTCATGAGAAGAGGACCTCCTTTCCCCCCACCTCCTCCGGGAACCATGTTCGGAGTTTCTCGCGGTTACTATCCACCAAAGGATTTCCCAGGTCCACCACATGCTCCATTTGCGATGAGAAACATCTATCCACCGAGGGGTTTTCCTCCTTACCTTCACCCAAGACCTGGATTTTACCCCACCCCCACATTCTGA
- the LOC111551648 gene encoding cTAGE family member 8-like isoform X2 has product MKEPDATPQPYLGLVLEELRSLVAALPESRRPDSNPYGFPWDLVVCAAVIGFFAVLLFLWRSFRSVRSRLYVGREKKLAATLSGLIEEKCKILEKFNLIQKDLEAACEKLNRSNSELKDEILCLEKKFKEEKSKHSQQDELMADISKRIRSLEDESKSLKSQIAEAKIICKIFNMNEERQEIAIKDALNENSQLQESQKQLLQEAEVWKEQVNELNKQKITFEDSKVHAEQVLNDKENHIKTLTECLLKMKDPAAVLGEDIMDDDNLELELNGEVENGAYLDGPPKGALKKLIHATKLNVSLKTSEGERNHIIIQLSEVDKTKEELTEHIKNLQTQHTSLQSENMYFESENQKLQQKLKIMTELYQENEMKLHKKLTVEENYWIEEEEKLSKVEKKISHTTEGLETYRKLAKDLEEELERTINFYQRQVVSYEKKGHDNWLAAQTAERNLNDLRKENAHNRQKLTEKEFKFELLEKDPCAPDVSKTAFGKEHSPYGPSPLGRPSSEMRAFLSPKTLLEGPLRLSPVLLEGGGRGPRGPGNPLDHQITNERGDPSYDMLTDPHRAPSDTGSLSSPWEQDRRMMFAPPGQSYPDSTPPPQREDRFYSNSDRLSGPAELRGVNMPSLDKMDGSMPSEMESSRNDAKDDPGNLNVPDSSLAAENEATGTSFVPPPLAPIRGPLFPVNTRGLFMRRGPPFPPPPPGTMFGVSRGYYPPKDFPGPPHAPFAMRNIYPPRGFPPYLHPRPGFYPTPTF; this is encoded by the exons ATGAAGGAGCCAGACGCTACTCCTCAGCCCTATTTGGGGCTGGTACTGGAGGAGCTACGCAGCCTTGTGGCAGCACTGCCTGAAAGTAGGAGACCAGATTCGAATCCTTATGGTTTTCCATGGGACTTGGTGGTATGTGCAGCTGTTATTGGATTTTTTGCTGTTCTCCTTTTTTTGTGGAGAAGTTTTAGATCAGTTAGGAGTCGGCTTTAtgtgggaagagaaaaaaaacttgCTGCAACGCTTTCTGGActaattgaagaaaaatgtaaaatacttgaaaaatttAACCTTATTCAAAAAGA TTTGGAGGCAGCCTGTGAAAAGCTGAACAGGTCCAATTCTGAACTTAAGGATGAAATCCTCTGTCTAGAGAAAAAGttcaaagaagagaaatctaaacatTCTCAACAAGATGAATTGATGGCAGATATTTCAAAAAGGATACGGTCTCTAGAAGATGAGTCAAAATCCCTCAAATCACAAATAGCTGAAGCCAAAATCATCTGCAAGATATTTAACATGAATGAAGAACGACAGGAGATAGCAATAAAAGATGCTTTGAATGAAAATTCTCAACTTCAGGAAAGCCAGAAGCAGCTTTTGCAAGAAGCTGAAGTATGGAAAGAACAAGTGAATGAacttaataaacagaaaataacatttgaagACTCCAAAGTACACGCAGAACAAGTtctaaatgataaagaaaatcacaTCAAGACTCTGACTGAATGCTTGCTGAAGATGAAAGATCCGGCTGCTGTGCTTGGAGAGGACATAATGGATGATGATAACTTGGAATTAGAACTGAACGGCGAAGTGGAAAATGGCGCTTACTTAGATGGTCCTCCAAAAGGAGCTTTGAAGAAACTGATTCATGCTACtaagttaaatgtttctttaaaaacctcagaaggagaaagaaaccaCATTATTATTCAGTTATCTGAAGTTGACAAAACAAAGGAAGAGCTTACAGAGCATATTAAAAATCTTCAGACTCAACACACATCTTTGCAGtcagaaaacatgtattttgaaAGTGAGAATCAGAAACTTCAACAGAAACTTAAAATAATGACTGAAttatatcaagaaaatgaaatgaaactccACAAGAAATTGACAGTAGAGGAAAATTACTGgatagaggaagaagagaaactttctaaagtggaaaaaaagatCAGCCATACCACTGAAGGATTGGAGACCTATAGAAAGCTAGCCAAAGATCTTGAAGAAGAATTGGAGAGAactattaatttttatcaaaGGCAGGTTGTTTCCTACGAGAAAAAAGGACATGATAATTGGTTGGCAGCTCAGACTGCTGAAAGAAACCTCAatgatttaaggaaagaaaatgctcacaacagacaaaaattaactgaaaaagaGTTTAAATTTGAACTTTTAGAAAAAGATCCTTGTGCACCTGATGTTTCAAAAACAGCATTTGGCAAAGAGCATTCCCCATATGGTCCCTCACCATTGGGTCGGCCTTCATCTGAAATGAGAGCTTTTCTCTCTCCTAAAACTTTGTTGGAGGGTCCACTCAGACTCTCACCTGTGCTTcttgagggaggaggaagaggcccAAGAGGCCCAGGGAATCCTCTGGACCATCAGATTACCAATGAAAGAGGAGATCCAAGCTATGATATGTTAACTGATCCTCACAGGGCTCCTTCTGACACTGGGTCCCTGTCATCTCCGTGGGAACAGGACCGTAGGATGATGTTTGCTCCACCAGGACAATCATATCCTGATTCAACTCCTCCTCCACAAAGGGAAGACAGATTTTATTCTAATTCTGATAGACTGTCTGGGCCAGCAGAACTCAGAGGTGTTAATATGCCTTCTTTGGATAAAATGGATGGGTCAATGCCTTCCGAAATGGAATCCAGTAGAAATGATGCCAAAGATGATCCTGGTAATTTAAATGTGCCTGATTCATCTCTCGCTGCTGAAAATGAAGCAACTGGTACCAGCTTTGTTCCTCCACCTCTAGCTCCAATCAGAGGTCCATTGTTTCCAGTGAATACAAGGGGCCTGTTCATGAGAAGAGGACCTCCTTTCCCCCCACCTCCTCCGGGAACCATGTTCGGAGTTTCTCGCGGTTACTATCCACCAAAGGATTTCCCAGGTCCACCACATGCTCCATTTGCGATGAGAAACATCTATCCACCGAGGGGTTTTCCTCCTTACCTTCACCCAAGACCTGGATTTTACCCCACCCCCACATTCTGA
- the LOC111551648 gene encoding cTAGE family member 8-like isoform X3: MKEPDATPQPYLGLVLEELRSLVAALPESRRPDSNPYGFPWDLVVCAAVIGFFAVLLFLWRSFRSVRSRLYVGREKKLAATLSGLIEEKCKILEKFNLIQKDLEAACEKLNRSNSELKDEILCLEKKFKEEKSKHSQQDELMADISKRIRSLEDESKSLKSQIAEAKIICKIFNMNEERQEIAIKDALNENSQLQESQKQLLQEAEVWKEQVNELNKQKITFEDSKVHAEQVLNDKENHIKTLTECLLKMKDPAAVLGEDIMDDDNLELELNGEVENGAYLDGPPKGALKKLIHATKLNVSLKTSEGERNHIIIQLSEVDKTKEELTEHIKNLQTQHTSLQSENMYFESENQKLQQKLKIMTELYQENEMKLHKKLTVEENYWIEEEEKLSKVEKKISHTTEGLETYRKLAKDLEEELERTINFYQRQVVSYEKKGHDNWLAAQTAERNLNDLRKENAHNRQKLTEKEFKFELLEKDPCAPDVSKTAFGRGPRGPGNPLDHQITNERGDPSYDMLTDPHRAPSDTGSLSSPWEQDRRMMFAPPGQSYPDSTPPPQREDRFYSNSDRLSGPAELRGVNMPSLDKMDGSMPSEMESSRNDAKDDPGNLNVPDSSLAAENEATGTSFVPPPLAPIRGPLFPVNTRGLFMRRGPPFPPPPPGTMFGVSRGYYPPKDFPGPPHAPFAMRNIYPPRGFPPYLHPRPGFYPTPTF, encoded by the exons ATGAAGGAGCCAGACGCTACTCCTCAGCCCTATTTGGGGCTGGTACTGGAGGAGCTACGCAGCCTTGTGGCAGCACTGCCTGAAAGTAGGAGACCAGATTCGAATCCTTATGGTTTTCCATGGGACTTGGTGGTATGTGCAGCTGTTATTGGATTTTTTGCTGTTCTCCTTTTTTTGTGGAGAAGTTTTAGATCAGTTAGGAGTCGGCTTTAtgtgggaagagaaaaaaaacttgCTGCAACGCTTTCTGGActaattgaagaaaaatgtaaaatacttgaaaaatttAACCTTATTCAAAAAGA TTTGGAGGCAGCCTGTGAAAAGCTGAACAGGTCCAATTCTGAACTTAAGGATGAAATCCTCTGTCTAGAGAAAAAGttcaaagaagagaaatctaaacatTCTCAACAAGATGAATTGATGGCAGATATTTCAAAAAGGATACGGTCTCTAGAAGATGAGTCAAAATCCCTCAAATCACAAATAGCTGAAGCCAAAATCATCTGCAAGATATTTAACATGAATGAAGAACGACAGGAGATAGCAATAAAAGATGCTTTGAATGAAAATTCTCAACTTCAGGAAAGCCAGAAGCAGCTTTTGCAAGAAGCTGAAGTATGGAAAGAACAAGTGAATGAacttaataaacagaaaataacatttgaagACTCCAAAGTACACGCAGAACAAGTtctaaatgataaagaaaatcacaTCAAGACTCTGACTGAATGCTTGCTGAAGATGAAAGATCCGGCTGCTGTGCTTGGAGAGGACATAATGGATGATGATAACTTGGAATTAGAACTGAACGGCGAAGTGGAAAATGGCGCTTACTTAGATGGTCCTCCAAAAGGAGCTTTGAAGAAACTGATTCATGCTACtaagttaaatgtttctttaaaaacctcagaaggagaaagaaaccaCATTATTATTCAGTTATCTGAAGTTGACAAAACAAAGGAAGAGCTTACAGAGCATATTAAAAATCTTCAGACTCAACACACATCTTTGCAGtcagaaaacatgtattttgaaAGTGAGAATCAGAAACTTCAACAGAAACTTAAAATAATGACTGAAttatatcaagaaaatgaaatgaaactccACAAGAAATTGACAGTAGAGGAAAATTACTGgatagaggaagaagagaaactttctaaagtggaaaaaaagatCAGCCATACCACTGAAGGATTGGAGACCTATAGAAAGCTAGCCAAAGATCTTGAAGAAGAATTGGAGAGAactattaatttttatcaaaGGCAGGTTGTTTCCTACGAGAAAAAAGGACATGATAATTGGTTGGCAGCTCAGACTGCTGAAAGAAACCTCAatgatttaaggaaagaaaatgctcacaacagacaaaaattaactgaaaaagaGTTTAAATTTGAACTTTTAGAAAAAGATCCTTGTGCACCTGATGTTTCAAAAACAGCATTTG gaagaggcccAAGAGGCCCAGGGAATCCTCTGGACCATCAGATTACCAATGAAAGAGGAGATCCAAGCTATGATATGTTAACTGATCCTCACAGGGCTCCTTCTGACACTGGGTCCCTGTCATCTCCGTGGGAACAGGACCGTAGGATGATGTTTGCTCCACCAGGACAATCATATCCTGATTCAACTCCTCCTCCACAAAGGGAAGACAGATTTTATTCTAATTCTGATAGACTGTCTGGGCCAGCAGAACTCAGAGGTGTTAATATGCCTTCTTTGGATAAAATGGATGGGTCAATGCCTTCCGAAATGGAATCCAGTAGAAATGATGCCAAAGATGATCCTGGTAATTTAAATGTGCCTGATTCATCTCTCGCTGCTGAAAATGAAGCAACTGGTACCAGCTTTGTTCCTCCACCTCTAGCTCCAATCAGAGGTCCATTGTTTCCAGTGAATACAAGGGGCCTGTTCATGAGAAGAGGACCTCCTTTCCCCCCACCTCCTCCGGGAACCATGTTCGGAGTTTCTCGCGGTTACTATCCACCAAAGGATTTCCCAGGTCCACCACATGCTCCATTTGCGATGAGAAACATCTATCCACCGAGGGGTTTTCCTCCTTACCTTCACCCAAGACCTGGATTTTACCCCACCCCCACATTCTGA